Proteins from a genomic interval of Deltaproteobacteria bacterium HGW-Deltaproteobacteria-6:
- a CDS encoding amino acid ABC transporter ATP-binding protein: MISVKNLSKHFGDLAVLKDVNVEIKKGEVIAVIGPSGTGKSTLLRCLNLLEEPEGGEIIIDDVNLLDKKTNVFKLRQKMGMVFQSFNLFSHLMVIENIMLGPVDLLKMNRQDAFDEGMKLLAMVGLAEKAYAYPDELSGGQKQRVAIARTLAMKPEIVLFDEPTSALDPTMISEVLAVIRKLAADGMTMMIVTHEMKFAKDVSTRVLYMDEGIIFEEGTPDQVFNHPQKDKTRAFIHHVKIFTYKIRSRSFDLYNLHAEIETFGRKQFLSEKQIFNIQLVLEELIVNKLIKRPGESVDLTVTVGYSEQDGAIEIVIYYRGEPFNPFEGAGDDDLPMMIVGKLAVSHDYSWEEGQNKLRLTL, translated from the coding sequence ATGATCAGCGTGAAAAATTTATCCAAACACTTTGGCGATCTGGCCGTCCTGAAAGATGTCAATGTTGAAATTAAAAAAGGTGAGGTGATTGCCGTCATCGGCCCGTCCGGCACCGGCAAGAGCACCTTGTTGCGCTGTCTCAACCTTCTGGAGGAGCCGGAAGGCGGCGAAATTATCATTGACGACGTCAACCTTCTTGATAAAAAAACCAATGTCTTCAAACTTCGTCAGAAGATGGGCATGGTTTTCCAGTCCTTTAATCTTTTTTCGCATTTGATGGTGATTGAAAACATCATGCTCGGGCCGGTTGATTTGCTAAAGATGAACCGTCAGGATGCTTTTGATGAGGGCATGAAGCTATTGGCCATGGTGGGGCTCGCGGAAAAAGCGTATGCCTATCCCGACGAGTTGTCGGGCGGTCAGAAGCAGCGGGTGGCCATTGCCAGAACGCTGGCCATGAAGCCGGAGATCGTGCTGTTTGACGAGCCGACTTCCGCGCTTGACCCGACCATGATCAGCGAGGTGCTGGCGGTTATCCGCAAGCTGGCGGCAGACGGGATGACCATGATGATTGTCACCCATGAAATGAAATTCGCGAAAGATGTCTCCACACGTGTTTTATACATGGATGAAGGGATTATCTTTGAGGAAGGAACACCCGATCAGGTCTTTAACCATCCTCAAAAGGACAAGACGCGCGCCTTTATTCATCATGTCAAAATCTTTACCTATAAAATCCGGTCCCGGTCTTTTGATCTATACAATCTTCATGCGGAAATTGAAACATTCGGGCGCAAACAGTTCCTTTCTGAAAAACAGATATTCAATATCCAGCTTGTGCTGGAAGAGTTGATCGTCAATAAGCTGATTAAAAGACCCGGGGAGTCTGTTGATTTGACGGTCACGGTCGGTTATTCCGAACAGGACGGCGCAATTGAGATTGTGATTTATTACAGAGGTGAACCCTTTAATCCATTCGAGGGTGCAGGCGATGACGATCTCCCCATGATGATTGTCGGGAAGCTGGCGGTAAGCCACGACTACTCTTGGGAAGAGGGGCAAAATAAATTAAGGCTCACCTTGTGA